Proteins encoded together in one Streptomyces sp. NA04227 window:
- a CDS encoding aldehyde dehydrogenase family protein — protein MSFFTELAHQYIDGEWKPGSGSWDIIDFNPYNGEKLASITVATAVEVDQAYRAAERAQRSWGATNPYTRRRVFERALRIIEEREEEITEAIVAELGGTRLKAAYELHLAGEFLREAVQLALRPEGRILPAPEEGRENRVYREPVGVVAVISPFNFPFLLTLKSVAPALALGNAVVLKPHQNAPVCGGTLVAKVLADAGLPDGLLNVVVTDIAEIGDALIEHPVPRVVSFTGSDRTGRHVAQVCAANFKRYILELGGNSALIVLDDADLDYAVDAAVFSRYVHQGQVCMAANRILVDRAVEREFTEKFVAKVRTLRVGDPADPETHIGPLINSSQADTVSSLVQQAIDSGATALLHGAVNGNLVAPSVLTDLPADSPVLQQEILGPVALIVPFDGEDEAVALANDTPYGLSGAVHTGDVERGVRLARRVHTGMIHINDSTVHDEPVVPFGGEKHSGVGRLNGESMLDAFTTQKWISVQHGRSRFPF, from the coding sequence ATGTCCTTCTTCACCGAACTCGCCCACCAGTACATAGACGGTGAGTGGAAGCCGGGCAGCGGTTCCTGGGACATCATCGACTTCAACCCGTACAACGGGGAGAAGCTCGCGTCCATCACCGTGGCCACCGCCGTCGAGGTCGACCAGGCCTACCGGGCGGCCGAACGCGCGCAGCGTTCCTGGGGCGCGACCAACCCGTACACCCGTCGCCGGGTCTTCGAACGGGCGTTGCGCATCATCGAGGAGCGCGAGGAGGAGATCACCGAGGCGATCGTCGCCGAACTCGGCGGCACCCGCCTGAAAGCGGCCTACGAACTCCACCTCGCCGGTGAATTCCTGCGCGAGGCAGTGCAGTTGGCGCTGCGGCCCGAGGGGCGGATCCTGCCCGCGCCCGAGGAGGGCCGGGAGAACCGGGTCTACCGCGAGCCGGTCGGCGTCGTCGCCGTCATCTCGCCCTTCAACTTCCCCTTCCTGCTCACCCTGAAGTCGGTGGCCCCCGCCCTCGCGCTCGGCAACGCGGTGGTCCTCAAGCCGCACCAGAACGCGCCGGTCTGCGGCGGCACCCTGGTCGCCAAGGTCCTCGCCGACGCGGGTCTGCCGGACGGTCTGCTGAACGTCGTGGTCACCGACATCGCCGAGATCGGCGACGCCCTCATCGAGCACCCGGTGCCGCGGGTCGTCTCCTTCACCGGCTCCGACCGCACCGGGCGGCACGTCGCCCAGGTCTGCGCCGCCAACTTCAAGCGCTACATCCTCGAACTCGGCGGCAACAGCGCGCTGATCGTCCTGGACGACGCCGACCTGGACTACGCGGTCGACGCGGCGGTCTTCAGCCGGTACGTGCACCAGGGCCAGGTCTGTATGGCGGCCAACCGGATACTCGTGGACCGCGCGGTCGAGCGGGAGTTCACCGAGAAGTTCGTCGCCAAGGTCCGTACCCTGCGCGTCGGCGACCCCGCGGACCCCGAGACCCACATCGGCCCGCTCATCAACTCCTCGCAGGCGGACACCGTTTCCTCGCTCGTCCAGCAGGCGATCGACAGCGGCGCCACGGCACTGCTGCACGGCGCCGTGAACGGCAACCTGGTGGCCCCCTCGGTCCTCACCGATCTGCCCGCCGACTCGCCGGTGCTCCAGCAGGAGATCCTCGGACCCGTCGCGCTGATCGTGCCCTTCGACGGCGAGGACGAGGCGGTCGCCCTCGCCAACGACACCCCGTACGGACTCAGCGGCGCCGTGCACACCGGTGACGTGGAGCGCGGCGTGCGGCTCGCACGCCGGGTGCACACCGGAATGATCCACATCAACGACAGCACCGTGCACGACGAGCCGGTGGTCCCCTTCGGCGGCGAGAAGCACTCCGGCGTCGGGCGTCTGAACGGCGAGTCGATGCTGGACGCGTTCACCACCCAGAAGTGGATCTCGGTGCAGCACGGGCGGTCGCGGTTTCCGTTCTGA
- a CDS encoding helix-turn-helix transcriptional regulator — protein sequence MGSGGGSVVRRILLGSQLRRLREAHGITREAAGYSIRASESKISRMELGRVSFKARDVEDLLTLYGVTDDTERDALLSLAKEANVAGWWHSYSDVLPGWFQTYVGLEAAASLIRVYEVQFVHGLLQTEAYAHAVVQRGMSGMKGASAAETERRVALRMERQKLLVSERAPQLHVVLDEAALHRPYGDRAVMRGQLQHLLDLSERPHVRLQIMPFSFGGHAGESGSFTMLSFPETDLSDIVYLEQLTSALYVDKPEEVAQYRRVMERLQEDSPGDDGSRELLSSLIREL from the coding sequence ATGGGCTCAGGCGGAGGGTCCGTCGTACGGCGGATTCTGCTGGGCTCCCAACTCAGACGGCTGCGGGAGGCCCACGGCATCACACGTGAGGCCGCCGGGTACTCGATCCGCGCCTCCGAATCGAAGATCAGCCGCATGGAGTTGGGACGTGTGAGCTTCAAGGCCAGAGACGTCGAAGACCTGCTGACCTTGTACGGAGTCACCGACGACACGGAACGCGACGCCCTGCTCTCCCTCGCCAAGGAGGCCAACGTCGCGGGCTGGTGGCACAGTTACTCGGACGTGCTGCCCGGCTGGTTCCAGACCTACGTGGGCCTGGAGGCCGCCGCCTCCCTGATCCGGGTCTACGAAGTCCAGTTCGTCCACGGCCTGTTGCAGACCGAGGCGTACGCGCACGCCGTCGTGCAGCGCGGTATGAGCGGAATGAAGGGCGCGAGCGCCGCCGAGACCGAGCGCCGGGTCGCCCTGCGCATGGAACGCCAGAAGCTGCTCGTCTCCGAGCGCGCTCCCCAGTTGCACGTGGTCCTCGACGAGGCCGCCCTGCACCGCCCCTACGGCGACCGCGCCGTCATGCGCGGCCAGTTGCAGCACCTGCTCGACCTCTCCGAACGCCCGCACGTACGGCTGCAGATCATGCCGTTCAGCTTCGGCGGCCACGCGGGCGAGAGCGGTTCGTTCACCATGCTGAGCTTCCCCGAGACCGACCTCTCCGACATCGTCTACCTGGAGCAGCTCACCAGCGCCCTGTATGTCGACAAGCCGGAGGAAGTCGCCCAGTACCGACGGGTGATGGAGCGCCTCCAGGAGGACTCGCCCGGCGACGACGGCAGCCGCGAGCTCCTGTCCTCGCTCATCCGGGAGCTGTGA
- a CDS encoding ATP-binding protein, whose translation MGTKALTMLEPLRQGPPPLDSAFASAAVSCTLPARYEAVREARQFTRATLSRWALDHRIDDIALVTSELVTNALRHALPGDALGNCESAENAVGLHLERHRSRLVCAVRDLSAKGPVARAVDDFAAESGRGLFLVDSFSESWGWHPTPEPDQGKIVWALFAL comes from the coding sequence ATGGGGACGAAGGCATTGACCATGCTCGAACCCTTACGACAGGGACCACCACCGCTCGACTCGGCATTCGCGTCGGCGGCCGTGTCCTGCACCCTGCCCGCCCGCTACGAAGCGGTGCGCGAGGCACGGCAGTTCACGCGCGCCACCCTGAGCCGCTGGGCCCTGGACCACCGCATCGACGACATCGCCCTCGTCACCTCCGAACTCGTCACCAACGCCCTGCGGCACGCACTGCCCGGGGACGCACTCGGAAACTGCGAGTCCGCGGAGAATGCGGTGGGGCTGCACCTGGAGCGACACCGCTCCCGACTGGTGTGTGCGGTAAGGGACTTGAGCGCCAAGGGACCGGTCGCACGCGCCGTGGACGACTTCGCCGCCGAGTCCGGCCGGGGCTTGTTCCTCGTCGACTCGTTCAGTGAGAGCTGGGGCTGGCACCCCACCCCGGAGCCCGACCAGGGCAAGATCGTCTGGGCCCTGTTCGCCCTCTGA
- a CDS encoding DUF397 domain-containing protein has product MHDVFNGMAATELHDVVWQKSRHSNSQGSCVEFAKLTGGRVAVRNSRFPDGPALVYTRAEIEAMLLGVKDGEFDHLTASN; this is encoded by the coding sequence GTGCACGACGTGTTCAACGGCATGGCGGCCACGGAGCTCCACGATGTGGTCTGGCAGAAGAGCCGGCACAGCAACTCGCAGGGTTCCTGCGTGGAGTTCGCGAAGCTGACGGGTGGCAGGGTCGCCGTCCGCAACTCGCGGTTTCCGGACGGGCCCGCCCTCGTTTATACGCGGGCGGAAATAGAGGCCATGCTCCTGGGCGTCAAGGATGGCGAATTCGACCATCTCACCGCCAGTAACTGA
- the rpsN gene encoding 30S ribosomal protein S14 — translation MAKKSKVAKNDRRREIVARYAARRAELKEIIRRPGTPEAERLAAQRELRAQPRDASATRYRNRDSVDGRPRGYVGAFGLSRVKLREQAHAGYLPGVRKASW, via the coding sequence ATGGCGAAGAAGAGCAAGGTCGCGAAGAACGACCGGCGTCGCGAGATCGTCGCGCGGTACGCCGCCCGGCGCGCGGAGTTGAAGGAGATCATCCGCAGGCCGGGCACCCCGGAGGCCGAACGCCTCGCCGCCCAGCGGGAGTTGCGTGCTCAGCCCAGGGATGCCAGCGCCACCCGCTACCGCAACCGCGACAGCGTCGACGGGCGTCCGCGCGGGTATGTGGGCGCCTTCGGCCTGTCCAGGGTCAAGCTGCGTGAGCAAGCGCACGCCGGATACCTTCCCGGCGTCCGGAAGGCCTCCTGGTAG
- the rpmB gene encoding 50S ribosomal protein L28 encodes MSAHCMLTGAQPGFGNRISHSHRRTSRRFDPNVQRKRYWLPSEGRYVRLRLSARAIKTVDAIGVEAAVARIRARGVRV; translated from the coding sequence TTGTCCGCCCACTGCATGCTGACCGGCGCCCAGCCGGGCTTCGGCAATCGCATCTCGCACTCGCACCGGCGCACCAGCCGCCGCTTCGACCCCAATGTCCAGCGCAAGCGGTACTGGCTGCCCAGTGAGGGCCGCTACGTCCGGCTGCGGCTCAGCGCCAGGGCGATCAAGACCGTGGACGCCATCGGTGTCGAGGCGGCCGTGGCCAGGATTCGTGCGCGGGGAGTGAGGGTCTGA
- the rpmG gene encoding 50S ribosomal protein L33, with translation MARNELRPVIKLRSTAGTGFTYVTRKNRRNDPDRMVLRKFDPVARRHVDFREER, from the coding sequence ATGGCACGCAACGAGCTCCGCCCGGTCATCAAGCTCCGCTCCACGGCGGGCACCGGCTTCACCTACGTCACCCGCAAGAACCGCCGCAACGACCCGGACCGCATGGTCCTGCGCAAGTTCGACCCGGTGGCCCGCCGCCACGTGGACTTCCGCGAAGAGCGCTGA
- a CDS encoding type B 50S ribosomal protein L31, with protein sequence MKPGIHPAYGPVVFRDRAADHAFLTRSTAASRTEKTIEWEDGNTYPVVDVEISSVSHPFYTGTARVLDTAGRVERFERRYGRREQG encoded by the coding sequence ATGAAGCCCGGCATCCACCCCGCGTACGGCCCCGTCGTCTTCCGCGACCGCGCCGCCGACCACGCCTTCCTCACCCGCTCGACGGCCGCCTCGCGCACCGAGAAGACGATCGAGTGGGAGGACGGCAACACCTACCCCGTCGTCGACGTCGAGATCTCCAGCGTGAGCCACCCCTTCTACACGGGCACGGCACGCGTCCTGGACACGGCGGGCCGCGTGGAGCGCTTCGAGCGGCGCTACGGGCGACGCGAGCAGGGCTGA
- a CDS encoding GTP-binding protein — protein MEKNSGSSANSGRSGGPPVTLIGGLHAAARKAAVERLLAAVPGSVVLHHDLSGAAERGTVLRTVRDAGGLLSSGETPLVNDCACCALREDLVPELDRLGDETRLAIVELWDSVEPKAMAEVIAAHGLPITSVITAVDPALVLPCLGNGDDLAEAGLAAAATDQRTVADTFARQLEYAPVLALADSPEADDEDRALLAQLHPTARQVTVNSGELAAAAFGGGRGFDVEAAAAAQHPACALLPAEADEAGVGTLVWRQYRPFHPQRLYAALEDLTCAAARSRGRFWLADRPDTLLHWDAAGGALCVEGAGPWLASLPDAAWELVPPVRRAAAALDWHPEHGDRCQHLVFTSPGLDRDGLVQVLDSCLLTDAEYAAGPDSWQRLGSAFDTLLEI, from the coding sequence ATGGAGAAAAACTCCGGCAGCTCCGCCAACTCCGGCCGCTCGGGCGGGCCGCCCGTCACCCTGATCGGCGGCCTGCACGCCGCCGCCCGCAAGGCGGCCGTCGAGCGTCTGCTCGCGGCCGTCCCGGGCAGCGTCGTCCTGCACCACGACCTGAGCGGCGCGGCCGAGCGCGGCACGGTGCTGCGTACGGTGCGCGACGCGGGCGGGCTCCTGTCCAGCGGCGAGACCCCGCTCGTCAACGACTGCGCCTGCTGTGCGCTGCGCGAGGACCTGGTCCCCGAACTGGACCGGCTCGGCGACGAGACGCGCCTGGCCATCGTCGAACTGTGGGACTCCGTCGAACCCAAGGCGATGGCCGAGGTGATCGCCGCCCACGGCCTGCCGATCACCTCAGTGATCACCGCCGTCGACCCCGCCCTCGTACTCCCCTGCCTCGGCAACGGCGACGACCTCGCAGAGGCGGGCCTCGCCGCGGCGGCCACCGACCAGCGCACGGTCGCCGACACCTTCGCCCGCCAGCTGGAGTACGCGCCCGTCCTCGCCCTGGCCGACTCCCCCGAGGCCGACGACGAGGACCGCGCGCTGCTCGCCCAGCTGCACCCGACCGCCCGCCAAGTGACGGTGAACAGCGGGGAGTTGGCAGCGGCGGCGTTCGGCGGAGGGCGCGGCTTCGACGTCGAGGCGGCGGCGGCCGCCCAGCATCCCGCCTGCGCGCTGCTGCCCGCCGAGGCCGACGAGGCCGGTGTCGGCACGCTGGTCTGGCGGCAGTACCGGCCCTTCCATCCACAGCGGCTGTACGCGGCCCTGGAGGACCTGACCTGCGCCGCCGCCCGCAGCCGCGGCCGGTTCTGGCTCGCCGACCGGCCGGACACGCTGCTGCACTGGGACGCGGCGGGCGGCGCGCTGTGCGTGGAGGGCGCGGGGCCTTGGCTGGCCTCACTGCCGGACGCCGCCTGGGAGTTGGTCCCGCCGGTGCGGCGCGCGGCGGCGGCCCTGGACTGGCACCCCGAACACGGCGACCGCTGCCAGCACCTCGTCTTCACCTCCCCCGGCCTCGACCGGGACGGCCTGGTCCAGGTGCTCGACTCCTGCCTGCTCACCGACGCCGAGTACGCCGCGGGCCCCGACTCCTGGCAGCGCCTCGGCTCCGCATTCGACACCCTCCTGGAGATCTGA
- the rpsR gene encoding 30S ribosomal protein S18, with protein sequence MTMPRKTDRRPAKARPNPLDAAGIEYIDYKDTDLLRKFISDRGKIRSRRVTRITSQQQRQMARAIKNAREMALLPYSSR encoded by the coding sequence CTGACCATGCCCCGCAAGACCGACCGGCGCCCGGCCAAGGCCCGCCCCAACCCGCTGGACGCGGCAGGCATCGAGTACATCGACTACAAGGACACCGACCTGCTGCGGAAGTTCATCTCCGACCGCGGAAAAATCCGCTCGCGCCGGGTGACTCGTATTACGTCGCAACAGCAGCGTCAGATGGCCCGAGCGATCAAGAACGCCCGCGAGATGGCGCTACTGCCCTACTCCTCACGGTAG
- a CDS encoding DUF397 domain-containing protein, with product MTGATWRKSTYSNGDGGNCVEIAEGFLGAAQWRKSSYSNGSGGNCVEVADKVPGLVPVRDSKNPSGPALVVTALAWSPFVTALKSGQFEA from the coding sequence TTGACTGGCGCGACCTGGCGAAAGAGCACCTACAGCAACGGTGACGGCGGCAACTGCGTGGAGATCGCCGAGGGTTTCTTGGGTGCCGCGCAGTGGCGGAAGAGCAGCTACAGCAACGGCAGCGGCGGCAACTGCGTGGAGGTCGCCGACAAGGTCCCCGGCCTCGTCCCCGTCCGCGACTCCAAGAACCCCAGCGGCCCAGCCCTCGTAGTGACCGCCCTCGCCTGGTCCCCCTTCGTAACCGCCCTGAAGAGCGGCCAGTTCGAAGCCTGA
- a CDS encoding DUF397 domain-containing protein: MASTQIDLTGATWRKSSYSNGDGGDCVEVADKVPGLVPVRDSKNPSGPALVLTALAWSPFVTALKAGQFAG; encoded by the coding sequence ATGGCAAGCACCCAGATTGATTTGACTGGCGCGACCTGGCGGAAGAGCAGCTACAGCAACGGCGACGGTGGCGACTGCGTGGAGGTCGCCGACAAGGTCCCCGGCCTCGTCCCCGTCCGCGACTCCAAGAACCCCAGCGGCCCAGCCCTCGTACTGACTGCCCTCGCCTGGTCCCCCTTCGTAACCGCCCTGAAGGCAGGCCAGTTCGCAGGCTGA
- a CDS encoding helix-turn-helix transcriptional regulator — protein MAVRKDIDGSASVPEFYGKELRYKREAAGLTLKQLVAGSYYGVSYMSEIELGQRRMPEDLACHVDRVLKTDGFFERRCEDVRKAKKGAHAAYFAAIAELETRALTIEEWNPSLIPGLLQTKAYAQAVIHVTHPLDLPEEVEAKVSSRIERAKLFDNLRRPEYWVILHASLLSVPLLPPAEMAEQLERIAALAQRRRIVPQLLEWNAATRPFMTLQLKLMTFADAPDVVYTEGAYHGLPIDDPALVAQYQKAYDRLRAAALSPEASLAMIESAAEDYRNGKHPD, from the coding sequence ATGGCCGTACGCAAGGACATTGACGGGTCCGCCAGCGTCCCGGAGTTCTACGGCAAGGAGCTTCGGTACAAGCGGGAGGCTGCGGGGCTGACGCTGAAACAACTGGTGGCGGGTAGCTATTACGGCGTCAGCTACATGAGCGAGATCGAACTTGGTCAGCGCCGGATGCCGGAGGACCTGGCCTGCCATGTGGACCGGGTACTGAAGACGGACGGCTTCTTCGAGCGGCGGTGCGAGGACGTACGCAAGGCGAAGAAGGGGGCGCATGCTGCGTACTTCGCGGCCATTGCCGAGTTGGAAACCCGGGCTTTGACCATCGAGGAGTGGAATCCGTCTCTGATTCCTGGGCTGTTGCAGACGAAGGCGTACGCACAGGCGGTCATCCATGTGACGCATCCGCTCGACCTGCCTGAAGAGGTCGAGGCCAAGGTCAGTTCCCGCATCGAACGGGCGAAGCTTTTCGATAACCTGAGGCGCCCCGAGTACTGGGTGATCCTGCACGCTTCCCTGCTCAGCGTGCCGTTGCTGCCACCGGCAGAGATGGCGGAGCAGTTGGAGCGGATCGCCGCACTTGCGCAGCGGCGTCGGATCGTTCCGCAACTGCTGGAGTGGAACGCTGCTACTCGCCCGTTTATGACCTTGCAGCTCAAGCTCATGACGTTCGCGGACGCCCCGGACGTCGTCTATACGGAAGGCGCCTATCACGGACTTCCGATCGACGATCCAGCCCTCGTCGCCCAGTATCAGAAGGCATACGATCGGCTCAGGGCCGCTGCACTGTCACCGGAGGCGTCCCTGGCGATGATCGAGTCTGCGGCAGAGGACTATCGAAATGGCAAGCACCCAGATTGA
- a CDS encoding ATP-binding protein → MRTREPVQETGVGNEATERTLLEREFAAAPEAVGELRQAVRAVVGAGCDAELCVSELVTNVITHVGAGTVVSLCVTARRGGCIRVALTDPDPQRWPVLRRATDDEESGRGLALLDAIARRWGVEQGAHSKTVWCELQGAGLGMRTVSGTGTSPSVMGRGSSRNRP, encoded by the coding sequence ATGCGGACGCGGGAACCCGTACAGGAGACGGGCGTTGGGAACGAGGCAACCGAACGGACGCTTCTGGAGCGGGAGTTCGCTGCCGCTCCCGAGGCGGTCGGGGAGCTGCGGCAGGCGGTGCGGGCCGTGGTCGGTGCGGGCTGCGACGCCGAGCTGTGCGTCAGTGAGCTGGTGACCAATGTGATTACGCACGTCGGTGCCGGGACCGTCGTTTCGCTGTGTGTGACGGCTCGCCGCGGCGGGTGCATCCGGGTGGCTCTGACCGATCCGGACCCGCAGCGGTGGCCCGTCCTGCGACGAGCCACCGACGACGAGGAGTCCGGCCGCGGGCTCGCCCTGCTCGACGCGATCGCCCGGCGGTGGGGTGTGGAGCAGGGCGCACACAGCAAAACGGTGTGGTGCGAACTCCAGGGCGCGGGACTGGGCATGCGCACGGTCTCGGGCACAGGCACAAGCCCGTCGGTTATGGGACGGGGGTCGTCACGAAACCGCCCATGA
- a CDS encoding endo-beta-N-acetylglucosaminidase, with translation MKLTPLRLLAAASVTLGSLLLSPAHARADETGGDRSAPVADRTENTAEGKADAEPETVSYFRVWRDKAYNASNTTSMAELPKDVDVAIAFGAFDSEGFKSALGKTYVPKLHEQGTKVISSVFVDELLNDDFANDDAGHKALADKILEEKVTPFGLDGIDIDVERNLDADQLKQATGVYKALREKLGPDKILYYDTNMDGEHPLFKNVASLTDRVLLQAYGRDVSSLQGTWETFAPRIDSAKFLIGFSFYEENSDADGNRWYDTETPFEKSRAYAYAKWQPSGAQKGGLFSYAVDRDGVAEGDNDLHPTTYEWTKNLAAVMAEAK, from the coding sequence ATGAAGCTGACCCCCCTCCGCCTGCTGGCGGCGGCTTCGGTGACCCTGGGATCACTGCTCCTGTCCCCCGCGCATGCCAGGGCGGACGAGACCGGCGGCGACCGGTCGGCGCCCGTCGCGGACAGGACCGAGAACACAGCCGAAGGCAAGGCCGACGCCGAGCCCGAGACCGTCTCGTACTTCCGGGTCTGGCGCGACAAGGCGTACAACGCCTCCAACACCACGTCCATGGCCGAACTCCCCAAGGATGTCGACGTGGCGATCGCCTTCGGCGCCTTCGACTCCGAGGGGTTCAAGTCCGCGCTGGGCAAGACGTACGTCCCCAAGCTTCACGAGCAGGGGACCAAGGTCATCTCCAGTGTCTTCGTGGACGAGTTGCTGAACGACGACTTCGCGAACGACGACGCGGGGCACAAGGCCCTTGCCGACAAGATCCTTGAGGAGAAGGTCACCCCGTTCGGACTGGACGGTATTGACATCGATGTCGAGAGGAATCTGGACGCCGACCAGCTGAAGCAGGCCACCGGCGTCTACAAGGCACTTCGCGAGAAGCTCGGCCCGGACAAGATCCTCTACTACGACACCAACATGGACGGCGAGCACCCGCTCTTCAAGAACGTCGCCTCACTCACGGACCGGGTGCTCCTCCAGGCCTACGGAAGGGACGTCTCCAGCCTCCAGGGCACCTGGGAGACCTTCGCTCCGCGCATCGACTCCGCCAAGTTCTTGATCGGCTTCAGCTTCTACGAGGAGAACTCCGACGCCGACGGGAACAGGTGGTACGACACCGAGACGCCCTTCGAGAAGAGCCGGGCGTACGCCTACGCGAAGTGGCAGCCCTCGGGGGCCCAGAAGGGCGGCCTGTTCTCCTACGCGGTCGACCGTGACGGTGTCGCCGAGGGCGACAACGACCTGCATCCGACCACCTACGAATGGACGAAGAACCTCGCGGCGGTGATGGCGGAGGCCAAGTAG
- a CDS encoding DUF2786 domain-containing protein: MPQHSTVDRALATALAPDADTVHGTNAAVDAALDAAASMLAADPACDTELTGRGEEFVRRAWQHGWQPADLVRLVRNRLSEDHVRQVAALILTETRRYGHALPHRWPEQMASLAELADPVLPGEVDPVLQGEAEPVLPGEYGPSEGPRKRSRRGRDGSGKGSRDGSGKGSRDGSGKRKASPGPALDRFSRATLVLELYRLLNRLPRLGPVGPVPGEKSTAPVPGEPKMLARIRALLAKAEATPYPEEAEALSAKAQELMARHSVDEAVLAAGRPAPDQPAACRIGVDAPYETAKAVLLDAVATANRCRAVWNSALGFSTVVGFEPDLEAVELLYTSLLVQAHSAMTKAEAAQRQAGRKRTKTFRQSFLAAYAQHIGDRLAAVADQVTREQGELLPVLATRDLAVSGRTEEMFPETVTTRVRGVSDLAGWEQGAEAAERAALRPAKGELGESGRGCRRR, translated from the coding sequence ATGCCTCAGCACTCGACAGTCGACCGCGCTCTCGCGACGGCCCTCGCCCCCGACGCCGACACCGTCCACGGCACGAACGCCGCCGTGGACGCCGCCCTGGACGCGGCAGCCTCGATGCTGGCCGCCGATCCCGCCTGCGACACCGAACTCACCGGCCGCGGCGAGGAATTCGTACGCCGCGCCTGGCAGCACGGCTGGCAGCCCGCGGATCTCGTACGGCTGGTTCGCAACCGACTGTCGGAGGACCACGTGCGCCAGGTGGCAGCTCTGATCCTGACCGAAACGAGGCGCTACGGTCACGCCCTCCCGCATCGTTGGCCGGAGCAGATGGCATCTCTGGCCGAACTAGCGGACCCCGTACTTCCGGGGGAGGTGGACCCCGTACTTCAGGGGGAGGCGGAGCCCGTACTGCCGGGGGAGTACGGGCCCTCGGAGGGTCCGCGGAAGCGGTCGCGGCGCGGCCGGGACGGCTCCGGAAAGGGGAGCCGGGACGGCTCCGGGAAGGGGAGCCGGGACGGCTCCGGGAAGAGGAAGGCGAGCCCCGGCCCCGCCCTCGACCGCTTCTCCCGCGCGACCCTCGTCCTGGAGCTGTACCGGTTGCTGAACCGGCTGCCCCGTCTCGGACCGGTCGGCCCGGTGCCCGGCGAGAAGTCGACGGCGCCGGTGCCCGGGGAGCCCAAAATGCTCGCGCGGATAAGGGCGTTGCTCGCCAAGGCGGAGGCGACGCCCTATCCGGAGGAGGCCGAGGCGCTCAGCGCGAAGGCGCAGGAGCTGATGGCGCGGCACAGTGTCGACGAGGCGGTACTGGCCGCCGGCCGCCCGGCCCCCGATCAGCCGGCCGCCTGCCGGATCGGGGTCGACGCCCCCTACGAGACGGCCAAGGCGGTCCTCCTGGACGCCGTCGCCACCGCCAACCGCTGCCGCGCTGTCTGGAACAGTGCGCTCGGCTTCTCCACCGTGGTCGGTTTCGAGCCGGACCTGGAAGCGGTGGAACTCCTGTACACCTCCCTCCTGGTCCAGGCCCACTCCGCGATGACCAAGGCCGAGGCCGCCCAGCGCCAGGCGGGGCGCAAACGCACCAAGACCTTCCGCCAGTCCTTCCTCGCCGCCTACGCCCAGCACATCGGCGACCGGCTGGCGGCGGTGGCCGACCAAGTCACCCGCGAGCAAGGCGAGTTGCTGCCGGTCCTGGCCACCCGCGACCTCGCCGTCAGCGGCCGCACCGAGGAGATGTTCCCGGAGACGGTGACGACGAGGGTGCGCGGCGTGAGTGACCTGGCGGGCTGGGAGCAGGGCGCGGAGGCGGCGGAGCGGGCGGCTTTGCGGCCTGCGAAGGGGGAGTTGGGGGAGTCCGGGCGGGGGTGTCGGCGTCGATAG